One genomic region from Lepisosteus oculatus isolate fLepOcu1 chromosome 20, fLepOcu1.hap2, whole genome shotgun sequence encodes:
- the pdcd5 gene encoding programmed cell death protein 5: MADEELEAIRQQRMAELQARQGDSSGNQQNQQEAKQREADMRNSILAQVLDQSARARLSNLALVKPEKAKAVENYLIQMARFGQLGGKISETGLIEILEKVSQQTEKKTTVKFNRRRVMDSDEEDDE; the protein is encoded by the exons ATGGCAGACGAGGAATTGGAAGCTATCAGGCAGCAAAGGATGGCTGAACTGCAAGCCAGACAAGGG GATTCATCCGGCAATCAGCAGAACCAGCAGGAAGCTAAGCAGAG agAGGCTGACATGAGAAACTCCATTCTTGCTCAAGTATTGGATCAGTCTGCCCGGGCCAGAT TGAGTAACCTGGCCCTGGTCAAGCCGGAGAAAGCCAAGGCTGTGGAGAATTACCTCATTCAGATGGCTCGGTTCGGACAGCTCGGGGGAAAG ATTTCAGAGACAGGATTGATTGAGATCCTGGAGAAGGTCAGTCAGCAGACAGAGAAGAAGACCACTGTCAAG TTCAACAGGAGGAGGGTGATGGACTCGGACGAGGAGGATGACGAGTGA
- the LOC102689701 gene encoding 5-hydroxyisourate hydrolase-like: MDRPPGSPLTTHVLDTARGVPAARLPLGLYRLDSGAAGWTLVTSGATNDDGRCPGLITRDAFLSGMYKMRFETGQYWAGLGETGFYPYVEVVFSITDPSQKYHVPLLLSPFSYSTYRGS, translated from the exons ATGGACAGGCCTCCGGGGAGCCCTCTGACCACACACGTGCTGGACACAGCCCGAGGAGTTCCTGCTGCCCGCCTGCCCCTCGGCCTGTACAGACTGGACTCCGGAGCGGCAGGGTGGACCCTGGTGACCTCGGG AGCCACCAATGACGATGGACGATGTCCAGGCCTGATAACGAGGGATGCTTTCCTGTCTGGGATGTACAAGATGCGTTTTGAAACCGGGCAGTACTGGGCAGGTCTAGGAGAGACTGGTTTTTATCCATATGTGGAG gTTGTCTTCAGTATCACAGACCCGTCTCAGAAGTACCACGTGCCCCTGCTCCTCAGCCCATTCTCATATAGCACCTACCGAGGGAGCTGA